In one window of Halopiger aswanensis DNA:
- a CDS encoding IclR family transcriptional regulator domain-containing protein, translating into MTDDELTDDRDGRVLYSPPEWAPVPGAMYPRVERLEHDESDDPTILATFECYETTGKNGTDEPYFPVYRSTDDGRTWSRFAEIRDTQHGWGLRYQPTLFEVPQQLGPWEAGTVFAVGNSIPSDRSETSIDLYASEDGGRTWSYVSTVVTGGKAVPGRGESPVWAPELTVDADGNLVCYFSDARHSDEGYNRVIGHRVSTDGGQTWNAETFDVAVADDESTPGMPTITTLPTGQYLLTYFIGGRQYGGGVYVKTSPNGRDWGDPDDVGSPVRTDDGRQLIEGPYATWVPYGGEDGTILVAGKTLRDQNRNRVPESGTVLLASSDLAGAETWEPVSAPLWFDDELETGHRSVGWSSALLPSADGTSLLHLTSTYDGHGKTEIRYARATLESLFDYDSSEHVDEQSSQRRPSDHPSPSQDPPRAIRRSRESTQSAESHHVKSIVKAFELLETLEQTGEIGVTELSRQTGIAKSSVYKYLDTLRHLGYVTKSDGAYAPSLRLFHFGQRIVSRHEVYRIAQPELDALAEKTGEVVSLIVEEDGDAVYLYSTSPHDDRTIEEGSRMPIHASTGGKALLSYRSREYVDDILENTAFDIDRQNFYADLKRARDNRVIIDRETNNQQYNAGVLEKRWHSFDQQAETNQLYRIAVPIRDTEDNGIAAIEVLGSELQRDSRRLQEEIVPLLVSAGKSIETELLSN; encoded by the coding sequence ATGACCGACGACGAACTCACGGACGACCGGGATGGGCGCGTGCTGTACAGTCCCCCTGAGTGGGCGCCGGTCCCCGGAGCGATGTATCCTCGAGTCGAGCGACTCGAGCACGACGAGAGCGACGACCCGACGATTCTCGCAACGTTCGAATGTTACGAGACGACGGGCAAGAACGGCACCGACGAGCCGTATTTCCCGGTCTATCGGAGCACCGACGACGGCCGAACCTGGTCCCGCTTTGCCGAGATTCGGGACACCCAGCACGGATGGGGACTGCGATACCAGCCGACGCTCTTCGAAGTCCCACAGCAGCTCGGTCCCTGGGAGGCGGGCACAGTCTTTGCCGTCGGAAACTCGATCCCGAGTGACCGCTCCGAGACGAGCATCGACCTCTACGCGAGCGAAGACGGCGGCCGGACCTGGTCGTACGTCAGCACCGTCGTCACGGGTGGAAAAGCCGTTCCGGGACGCGGTGAGTCGCCAGTGTGGGCGCCCGAACTGACCGTCGACGCCGACGGCAACCTCGTCTGTTACTTCTCCGACGCGCGCCACTCGGACGAGGGGTACAACCGCGTCATCGGTCACCGCGTCTCGACCGACGGCGGGCAGACGTGGAACGCGGAGACGTTCGACGTTGCGGTCGCAGACGACGAGTCGACGCCGGGAATGCCGACGATCACGACACTCCCGACGGGTCAGTACCTCCTTACGTACTTTATCGGTGGCCGACAGTACGGGGGCGGCGTGTACGTCAAAACGTCGCCGAACGGCCGCGACTGGGGCGACCCCGACGACGTCGGATCGCCCGTCCGGACCGACGACGGGCGCCAGCTCATCGAGGGCCCCTACGCGACCTGGGTTCCCTACGGCGGCGAGGATGGAACGATTCTGGTCGCGGGAAAAACGCTCCGTGACCAAAATCGAAATCGCGTTCCGGAAAGCGGGACGGTCCTGCTCGCCTCGAGCGATCTCGCCGGTGCGGAGACGTGGGAACCCGTTTCAGCGCCGCTGTGGTTCGACGACGAACTCGAAACCGGCCACCGGTCCGTCGGCTGGTCGAGCGCGTTGCTCCCGTCGGCGGACGGAACGTCGCTCCTGCACCTGACTTCGACGTACGACGGTCACGGCAAAACCGAGATCAGGTACGCGCGAGCCACCCTGGAATCGCTTTTCGACTACGACTCGAGCGAGCACGTGGATGAACAGTCGTCCCAGCGACGTCCCAGCGACCACCCGTCGCCGTCGCAGGACCCACCCCGAGCGATTCGACGATCGCGGGAGTCGACGCAGTCCGCGGAATCTCACCACGTCAAATCGATCGTCAAAGCGTTCGAACTCCTCGAGACGCTCGAGCAGACGGGCGAGATCGGCGTCACCGAACTGTCCAGACAGACCGGCATCGCGAAGAGTTCCGTCTACAAGTACCTCGACACGCTGCGCCACCTCGGATACGTCACGAAATCCGACGGCGCTTACGCACCGTCGCTGCGACTGTTCCACTTCGGGCAACGCATCGTCTCTCGCCACGAGGTCTACCGCATCGCACAGCCAGAACTAGACGCGTTGGCCGAGAAAACCGGCGAAGTGGTCTCGCTGATCGTCGAAGAGGACGGGGATGCGGTGTATCTCTACTCCACCTCGCCACACGACGACCGGACCATCGAAGAGGGTAGTCGAATGCCGATCCACGCGTCGACGGGTGGAAAGGCACTGCTCTCGTACCGATCTCGGGAGTACGTCGACGACATCCTCGAGAACACCGCGTTCGATATCGATCGCCAGAACTTCTACGCCGACCTGAAGCGAGCGCGCGATAACCGCGTGATCATCGATCGAGAAACGAACAACCAGCAGTACAACGCGGGCGTGCTGGAAAAGCGCTGGCACTCCTTCGACCAGCAAGCGGAGACGAATCAACTCTACCGGATCGCCGTTCCCATTCGGGACACCGAAGACAACGGAATCGCCGCGATCGAAGTCCTCGGCTCCGAGTTACAACGCGATTCCCGACGACTGCAGGAGGAGATCGTCCCCCTGCTGGTTTCGGCCGGAAAATCGATCGAAACCGAACTCTTGAGTAACTAA
- a CDS encoding alpha-L-arabinofuranosidase — MSPNPTADGSGDNDSDGGGLSRREVLATQSMLVAGSTVGFGAGIASAEPRETIENRVSVDPHDKSEEPVPDTLFGRLNEHYGDATIYPGVYSLHVMNPTFWRVPDYWFSDEIDAFYEVERHETLPFPWEPVDGSRASFDLRSDGERVAGGDSPHGTTGYPRIAVDEGTDGAGIKQRIVLPDNRTLGYDLGFSVRGDVDTVTASLTTLEGDVLASTAVDVSGEWTRYEPTLELDEKSGDEYVGGAVADVETPYGRYALEFTTDGTGHFDIDFVELAADDAVNGKFNPYTVDLLAEQHGTWLKWPGGNVTSQYNWRDGIGPLEERTPRFNHAWQGMQPNFFGTAEYLELCEVADLTPEITIGWWDNPDDWAEERQILPEDAADWVEYVNGSSDTEMGALRAEHGRADPWNVEHWGVGNEVWGDWQFGHTSDASEYATGSEERIGFDEYAAAMREVDDSITIIASGWDPAEAEHNDNPWNETLLDELSPEQLDGLNIHRYQWGLDSAEDVEAWKDDHDADDWDYSEVIVMAATQLGEQLGELGDLADEYGHEDDFYVNLSEIGIFPTVAEGAPYPGPETMPGASYVAGVLNACIRETDTVKWAAQTWVPIKSWVPVKTDDHPPDPNPLRPDGSVTGLYSAVFEYDAEWHAVDVETTGASRDLPDTGERINPMADVPYVDAAAMQNRRGEELALFLTNRNLRARSEVTIELGEWYADKSVEIVRLEPAADERPLPHETPTSWDEPTNHAVEHTIEDVDGDGTVTLELEPASIARLFVDNDRGRADIIGDNGVWPGLDGEENIPIRNNSGPGRTNGYGKKNGNKKKDRNGNEKKRGQSK; from the coding sequence ATGTCACCAAATCCAACTGCAGACGGTAGTGGCGACAACGATTCGGACGGTGGAGGGCTGTCGCGTCGCGAAGTGCTCGCGACGCAGTCCATGCTGGTCGCCGGATCCACGGTCGGATTCGGGGCCGGTATCGCATCGGCCGAGCCGCGGGAAACGATCGAGAACAGGGTCAGCGTCGATCCGCACGACAAGTCCGAGGAGCCGGTTCCCGACACGCTGTTCGGCCGGCTGAATGAACACTACGGGGACGCGACGATCTATCCGGGCGTGTACTCGCTGCACGTGATGAACCCGACGTTTTGGCGGGTTCCCGACTACTGGTTCAGCGACGAAATAGACGCGTTTTACGAGGTCGAGCGCCACGAGACGCTCCCGTTCCCGTGGGAACCCGTCGACGGATCCCGCGCGAGTTTCGACCTCCGGTCCGACGGCGAACGGGTCGCCGGGGGCGACTCGCCGCACGGAACCACCGGCTACCCGCGGATCGCGGTCGACGAAGGGACCGACGGCGCCGGGATCAAACAGCGGATCGTCCTGCCGGACAATCGGACGCTCGGGTACGACCTCGGCTTCTCGGTCCGCGGCGACGTCGACACCGTCACGGCGTCGCTGACGACCCTCGAGGGCGACGTGCTCGCGTCGACCGCGGTGGACGTCTCCGGGGAGTGGACGCGCTACGAGCCGACGCTCGAACTCGACGAAAAGAGCGGCGACGAGTACGTCGGCGGCGCCGTCGCTGACGTCGAAACGCCGTACGGACGGTACGCCCTCGAGTTCACGACCGACGGGACGGGGCACTTCGACATCGACTTCGTCGAACTCGCGGCCGACGACGCCGTTAACGGGAAATTCAATCCGTACACGGTCGACCTGCTGGCGGAACAGCACGGCACGTGGCTGAAGTGGCCCGGCGGCAACGTCACCAGCCAGTACAACTGGCGCGACGGGATCGGTCCGCTCGAGGAGCGCACGCCCCGGTTCAACCACGCCTGGCAGGGGATGCAACCCAACTTCTTCGGGACCGCCGAGTACCTCGAACTGTGCGAGGTCGCCGATCTCACGCCCGAGATCACGATCGGGTGGTGGGACAACCCGGACGACTGGGCCGAAGAGCGCCAGATCCTCCCCGAAGACGCCGCCGACTGGGTCGAGTACGTCAACGGCTCGAGCGACACCGAGATGGGTGCGCTGCGCGCGGAACACGGGCGTGCCGATCCATGGAACGTCGAGCACTGGGGCGTCGGCAACGAGGTTTGGGGCGACTGGCAGTTCGGTCACACGTCGGACGCCTCGGAGTACGCCACCGGCTCCGAGGAGCGCATCGGATTCGACGAGTACGCCGCCGCGATGCGCGAGGTCGACGATTCGATTACGATCATCGCGAGCGGGTGGGACCCCGCCGAAGCCGAACACAACGACAATCCGTGGAACGAGACGCTGTTGGACGAACTCTCGCCCGAACAGCTCGACGGGCTGAACATCCACCGCTACCAGTGGGGACTCGACAGCGCCGAGGACGTCGAGGCCTGGAAGGACGACCACGACGCCGACGACTGGGACTACAGCGAAGTGATCGTGATGGCGGCGACCCAGCTGGGCGAACAGCTCGGCGAACTCGGCGATCTGGCCGACGAATACGGCCACGAGGACGACTTCTACGTCAACCTCAGCGAGATCGGGATCTTCCCGACCGTTGCGGAGGGCGCGCCGTATCCGGGGCCGGAGACGATGCCCGGCGCGTCCTACGTGGCGGGCGTGCTCAACGCGTGCATTCGCGAGACGGACACGGTCAAGTGGGCCGCCCAGACGTGGGTCCCGATCAAGTCGTGGGTGCCGGTGAAGACGGACGATCATCCGCCGGATCCGAATCCGCTCCGTCCCGACGGCTCCGTGACGGGGCTGTACTCGGCCGTCTTCGAGTACGACGCCGAGTGGCACGCAGTCGACGTCGAAACGACCGGTGCGAGCCGCGATCTCCCCGACACCGGGGAGCGGATCAACCCCATGGCCGACGTCCCGTACGTCGACGCCGCCGCGATGCAGAACCGACGGGGCGAGGAACTGGCCCTGTTCCTGACCAACCGAAACCTCCGCGCACGGAGCGAGGTGACGATCGAACTGGGCGAGTGGTACGCCGACAAGTCGGTCGAGATCGTCCGACTCGAGCCGGCTGCCGACGAACGACCGCTTCCTCACGAAACCCCGACGTCGTGGGACGAACCGACGAACCACGCGGTCGAGCACACGATCGAGGACGTCGACGGCGACGGAACGGTCACGCTCGAACTCGAGCCGGCGTCGATCGCCCGGCTGTTCGTCGACAACGATCGGGGACGCGCCGATATCATCGGCGACAACGGCGTGTGGCCCGGCCTCGACGGTGAGGAGAACATCCCGATTCGAAACAACAGCGGCCCCGGCAGGACGAACGGTTACGGAAAGAAGAACGGGAACAAAAAGAAGGACAGAAACGGGAACGAGAAAAAGCGTGGGCAGTCAAAATAG